From a single Collibacillus ludicampi genomic region:
- a CDS encoding flagellar hook-basal body protein, with translation MIRGLMTAASGILANEKQQEIIANNIANAETPGFKSDDGIQGTFEEMLLYRMNDHSASGPVLNTNERVGTLGLGVQILDSRPRFTPGPLRETGKSTDFAIIDDPARGDIHGFFPVLVGDTVQLTRNGSFHQDRDGSLVDSLGNPVLIVDENGQALKQVRVYMEGSALQAIDLTTGQPAVDPVTRQPITNVERRMVVDVDVKQVKQLGNNLYDPGTAALPPSQAQLKRGFVEDSNVDLTQTMVNMMNVLRSYEANTRVVRTLDQTLQKAVNEVGKV, from the coding sequence ATGATTCGAGGGTTGATGACAGCCGCTTCGGGCATCCTCGCGAATGAGAAGCAACAGGAGATCATCGCCAATAATATTGCCAATGCGGAAACGCCCGGGTTTAAAAGCGATGACGGGATCCAAGGGACTTTCGAGGAGATGCTGTTGTATCGGATGAACGACCACTCCGCTTCCGGTCCGGTATTGAACACGAATGAAAGGGTCGGTACTCTAGGACTGGGCGTGCAAATTCTCGACTCGAGACCGCGTTTCACTCCGGGGCCCCTCAGGGAAACGGGAAAATCGACCGATTTTGCCATCATCGACGACCCGGCACGTGGTGACATCCACGGATTCTTTCCGGTGCTTGTGGGCGATACGGTGCAATTGACGCGCAACGGCTCTTTTCATCAGGATCGGGACGGATCTCTGGTGGACTCGCTCGGGAATCCGGTTCTGATAGTGGACGAGAATGGACAGGCTTTGAAACAGGTGCGTGTCTACATGGAAGGCTCGGCACTCCAAGCGATCGACCTCACAACGGGGCAACCGGCGGTCGATCCGGTGACACGGCAACCGATCACCAATGTGGAGAGACGCATGGTCGTGGATGTGGATGTGAAGCAAGTTAAACAATTGGGGAACAACCTGTACGATCCGGGAACGGCAGCTCTCCCCCCTTCACAAGCGCAATTGAAGAGAGGCTTTGTGGAAGACTCCAATGTCGATCTCACACAAACGATGGTCAACATGATGAACGTCTTGCGAAGCTATGAAGCGAATACACGCGTCGTGCGCACACTCGATCAGACCTTGCAGAAAGCGGTCAACGAAGTTGGAAAAGTGTAA
- a CDS encoding rod shape-determining protein, which translates to MLFGKDIGVDLGTANVLVYMKGRGIVLNEPSVVAIESTTKKVLAVGEEARRMLGRTPGNILAIRPLRDGVIADFEITETMLKHFITKTVGTGFMMRPRVMICVPAGITSVEQKAVREAAMRTGAKQVYLIEEPKAAAIGAGLEIFEPSGSMVVDIGGGTTDVAVLSLGDIVTSNSIRVAGDKFDEAIARYIKMKYNLLIGERTAEDIKMKIASVFPGARNETMEIRGRDMLTGLPKTLTIHSEETREALEESVEAIIAATKSVLETTPPELAADIFDKGIVITGGGGFLCGLDRLMERELLVPVHIAEDPLACVVKGTGIALEQLDKISRSFFNTRKAGIGL; encoded by the coding sequence ATGCTCTTCGGCAAAGACATAGGTGTGGATCTCGGGACGGCCAACGTATTAGTGTACATGAAAGGACGAGGGATCGTTTTGAACGAACCTTCTGTCGTGGCAATAGAAAGCACAACGAAAAAAGTGCTTGCGGTTGGAGAAGAAGCGCGCCGCATGCTCGGACGGACTCCGGGAAACATCTTGGCGATCCGCCCGCTGCGGGACGGAGTGATTGCAGATTTTGAGATCACGGAAACGATGTTGAAACATTTTATCACAAAAACAGTCGGCACAGGCTTTATGATGCGACCTCGTGTGATGATCTGCGTACCAGCAGGAATTACATCCGTAGAACAGAAAGCCGTTCGGGAAGCGGCCATGCGTACAGGTGCGAAACAAGTCTACCTCATCGAAGAGCCCAAGGCTGCTGCGATCGGTGCTGGACTGGAGATCTTCGAACCCAGTGGCAGCATGGTCGTGGATATTGGCGGAGGAACGACAGATGTTGCCGTGCTCTCATTAGGCGATATCGTCACCTCCAATTCTATTCGAGTCGCTGGGGACAAGTTCGATGAAGCGATCGCCAGATACATAAAGATGAAATATAACTTGCTCATCGGGGAGCGAACGGCGGAAGACATAAAAATGAAGATCGCTTCCGTGTTTCCGGGGGCACGCAACGAGACGATGGAGATTCGCGGACGCGACATGCTGACAGGACTGCCGAAAACGTTGACCATCCACTCCGAAGAAACGCGCGAGGCGCTGGAAGAATCGGTCGAAGCGATCATCGCGGCAACGAAAAGCGTACTGGAGACAACACCGCCGGAACTGGCAGCCGATATTTTTGACAAAGGCATCGTGATCACGGGAGGCGGGGGATTCCTCTGCGGGCTGGATCGCTTGATGGAACGGGAACTGCTCGTACCGGTTCATATCGCGGAAGACCCGTTGGCCTGTGTCGTGAAGGGAACGGGAATCGCGCTTGAACAATTGGACAAGATCTCCCGCTCCTTCTTCAATACGCGTAAGGCAGGGATTGGACTATGA
- the spoIIID gene encoding sporulation transcriptional regulator SpoIIID, with protein MHDYIRERTLKIGEYIVETRNTVRTIAREFGVSKSTVHKDLTERLPEINAELANRVKEILEYHKSIRHLRGGEATKKKYRRDETKRKTSKNLALEKGVSSSL; from the coding sequence TTGCACGATTACATCAGAGAGCGGACCCTTAAGATTGGCGAATACATCGTGGAGACGCGAAATACGGTTCGCACGATCGCAAGAGAATTTGGTGTCTCCAAAAGCACCGTGCATAAAGATCTCACGGAACGTTTGCCTGAGATCAACGCAGAATTGGCGAACCGCGTGAAAGAAATCCTGGAATACCACAAGTCGATTCGCCATTTGCGCGGTGGCGAAGCAACGAAGAAAAAATACCGCAGAGACGAAACCAAACGAAAAACGTCGAAAAACCTCGCCTTGGAAAAAGGAGTTTCTTCTTCGTTGTAG
- a CDS encoding M23 family metallopeptidase — protein sequence MTQEKNQNQSNHEGLTPRSETKPSVWRAFFAKRWMYPVVYLGSAALIIGLMYAKSQDAFPFSKSQTDMPNHLSQGDNTTVPSAPVNAPQWVWPVGEDGQSANVTMNFFDDTKDKAAQAASLLKFNDTFYTQNGIVMGLKNDKPFTVVAAASGKVTSVEDNPLLGKAVEITHDNGYVTYYASLAEVDVKEGDAVLQGQPIGKSGNNKLEASQKNHLHFEVKKDGKNVDPMTVLPMRGDAAQTQSSQDKATGKDQPADTSKPSTGDQNAKNKQDAKEQTPSGTQPSGTQPSTGTQQPGGSQPQGSTQQPDRSQQQGTSQQSSSTSTQP from the coding sequence ATGACGCAAGAAAAAAATCAAAATCAATCAAACCATGAAGGATTGACTCCAAGAAGCGAAACCAAACCGAGTGTATGGAGAGCATTCTTCGCAAAAAGGTGGATGTATCCTGTAGTCTATTTGGGGTCTGCGGCATTGATCATCGGCTTAATGTATGCAAAATCACAAGACGCCTTTCCGTTTTCCAAATCGCAAACGGACATGCCGAATCATCTGTCGCAAGGTGACAACACGACCGTTCCTTCCGCTCCGGTGAACGCTCCCCAGTGGGTATGGCCGGTTGGTGAAGACGGGCAAAGTGCAAACGTCACGATGAACTTCTTTGACGATACCAAGGACAAAGCTGCGCAAGCCGCTTCGTTGCTGAAATTTAACGACACCTTCTATACGCAAAACGGGATCGTCATGGGGCTGAAAAACGACAAACCGTTCACCGTTGTGGCAGCCGCTTCGGGGAAAGTCACCAGTGTCGAAGACAATCCGCTTCTCGGAAAAGCGGTAGAAATCACGCATGACAACGGTTATGTCACGTACTACGCTTCGCTTGCCGAAGTCGATGTCAAGGAAGGCGATGCAGTATTGCAAGGCCAACCCATCGGTAAATCGGGCAACAACAAACTGGAAGCCTCCCAGAAAAATCACCTTCACTTTGAAGTGAAGAAAGACGGCAAGAATGTCGACCCGATGACGGTGTTGCCGATGCGCGGCGACGCAGCCCAAACGCAGTCATCCCAAGACAAAGCGACGGGCAAAGATCAACCGGCAGACACGAGCAAACCGTCCACCGGTGATCAAAACGCGAAAAACAAACAAGACGCGAAGGAACAAACGCCTTCCGGTACGCAGCCAAGCGGTACGCAACCATCCACCGGCACACAACAGCCTGGCGGATCTCAACCGCAAGGTTCGACACAGCAACCGGATCGCTCTCAACAACAGGGCACGTCTCAGCAATCCAGCAGCACGAGCACCCAACCATAA
- the spoIID gene encoding stage II sporulation protein D, translating to MKKWIPLILVVLLVMMGVPSVLVVLFGKNEHSPPKEAAVTLPNDGPQVKIYLTKKKQIVSLPLEQYVKGVVAAEMPVTFSLEALKAQAVAARTNIVGRLKKGLKTPEGADITDDYTSFQAYSTDEQLRARWGVVQYELNMKKITEAVASTQGQILTYNDEPIEASFFSTSNGYTEASENYWGKTIPYLRSVSVPWDKTAPHATDKKTMALADMDRLLGIQTVPVSASPPLHVVEETSSDRVKRIQVGDKTFTGRQFREALGLNSTAFSWQIQGGQITFVTHGFGHGVGMSQYGADGMAKEGHDYKEILNYFYKGVQIEDYHQVWKNK from the coding sequence TTGAAAAAATGGATACCGTTGATCCTCGTCGTTCTCCTCGTGATGATGGGAGTCCCCTCTGTACTGGTTGTTCTTTTCGGAAAAAATGAACATTCCCCACCCAAGGAGGCGGCGGTGACCCTGCCGAATGACGGGCCGCAAGTAAAAATCTACCTTACGAAAAAAAAGCAGATCGTTTCTCTCCCCTTGGAGCAGTACGTAAAAGGGGTGGTAGCCGCGGAGATGCCGGTCACCTTTTCGCTGGAGGCTTTAAAAGCGCAAGCGGTGGCCGCACGTACAAACATTGTGGGGCGCCTGAAAAAAGGGCTGAAAACCCCTGAAGGCGCAGACATTACCGATGATTATACCAGTTTCCAGGCGTACAGCACGGATGAACAGTTGCGGGCGCGATGGGGCGTTGTCCAATACGAACTGAACATGAAAAAGATCACCGAGGCGGTGGCTTCAACACAAGGGCAGATCCTCACATACAACGATGAGCCGATCGAAGCTTCGTTCTTTTCAACCTCGAACGGCTATACGGAAGCGTCAGAGAATTACTGGGGGAAAACGATCCCGTATTTGCGCTCCGTGTCGGTTCCCTGGGACAAAACAGCCCCGCACGCAACCGATAAGAAAACGATGGCGCTCGCCGACATGGATCGATTGCTCGGCATCCAAACCGTACCCGTTTCCGCATCGCCTCCTTTGCATGTCGTAGAAGAAACATCCTCCGACCGCGTCAAACGCATCCAAGTGGGGGACAAGACATTCACGGGGCGCCAATTCCGCGAGGCGCTCGGTTTAAATTCAACCGCCTTCAGTTGGCAAATCCAAGGCGGACAGATCACGTTTGTCACGCATGGATTCGGCCATGGAGTCGGCATGAGCCAATACGGGGCGGATGGCATGGCGAAAGAAGGCCACGATTACAAAGAGATCCTCAACTACTTCTATAAAGGGGTGCAAATCGAGGACTATCATCAAGTGTGGAAAAATAAATAA
- the murA gene encoding UDP-N-acetylglucosamine 1-carboxyvinyltransferase, with the protein MAKYVIRGGNRLSGTVKIEGAKNAVLPILAASLLAGEGESVIEETPALTDVKTMSEVIQGLGAEVSKEDHAIRIQAANINSVEPSEALVRKMRASQWVMGSLLGRLGRARVAQPGGCAIGSRPIDQHLKGFQALGAEVETAYGFVEVRVPKGRKLRGTRIYLDIKSVGATINIMLAATLAEGTTIIENAAKEPEIVDTANYLNAMGAHVRGAGTDVIRIEGVETLRGATHAVIPDRITAGTYLIASAITGGDVYVEGAISDHLQALIAKLQEAGVKIEDDVSGIRVTGGPAMRPLEVKTLTHPGFPTDLQAQMMAFLTIAPGRSLVTETVFENRFMHAAELNRMGANIRTQGRTALIEGVDTLYGASVTASDLRAGAALIIAGLVAEGTTEVYGLHHVDRGYVDIEGKLRALGADIERVEED; encoded by the coding sequence TTGGCAAAGTATGTGATTCGCGGTGGAAACCGTCTTTCAGGTACAGTGAAAATTGAAGGAGCAAAAAACGCGGTATTGCCCATTCTGGCGGCCTCTTTATTGGCCGGCGAAGGCGAGAGTGTCATTGAAGAAACTCCTGCACTGACAGACGTGAAGACGATGAGTGAAGTGATACAAGGTTTGGGTGCGGAAGTCTCGAAGGAAGATCATGCGATTCGCATCCAAGCAGCGAATATTAACAGCGTGGAACCCTCTGAAGCACTGGTGCGCAAAATGAGGGCTTCTCAGTGGGTCATGGGCTCACTCTTAGGCCGGCTCGGACGAGCCCGTGTCGCTCAACCGGGCGGATGCGCGATCGGTTCCCGGCCGATTGATCAGCATCTAAAAGGGTTTCAAGCCTTGGGCGCAGAAGTGGAAACCGCCTACGGGTTTGTTGAGGTGAGAGTTCCCAAGGGACGAAAGCTGAGAGGAACACGCATTTACTTGGATATCAAAAGCGTAGGCGCCACGATCAATATCATGCTGGCGGCCACGTTGGCGGAAGGCACCACGATCATCGAGAACGCGGCGAAAGAACCGGAAATCGTGGACACCGCCAACTATTTGAACGCGATGGGTGCGCATGTCCGCGGTGCGGGAACCGACGTGATCCGCATTGAAGGTGTGGAAACGCTTCGCGGAGCCACACACGCCGTCATCCCTGACCGGATCACAGCGGGTACATATTTGATCGCATCGGCGATCACGGGCGGAGACGTGTATGTGGAAGGCGCGATCTCCGACCATTTACAAGCGTTGATCGCCAAACTGCAGGAAGCGGGCGTCAAGATTGAAGATGATGTCAGTGGAATCCGCGTGACCGGCGGGCCTGCCATGCGGCCGCTGGAAGTGAAAACATTGACACATCCAGGTTTTCCAACTGACCTCCAGGCACAGATGATGGCATTCTTAACGATCGCCCCTGGCCGAAGCCTGGTTACGGAAACCGTTTTTGAAAACCGCTTCATGCACGCCGCAGAGCTGAATCGAATGGGGGCCAACATTCGCACCCAAGGCCGAACCGCGTTGATTGAAGGTGTCGATACCCTCTACGGGGCTTCCGTGACAGCGAGCGATCTGCGCGCGGGCGCCGCCTTGATCATCGCCGGACTTGTCGCCGAAGGGACGACCGAGGTGTACGGCTTGCATCATGTGGATCGCGGGTATGTCGATATCGAAGGCAAGCTTCGCGCTCTGGGTGCGGATATCGAGCGTGTGGAAGAAGATTAG
- a CDS encoding YwmB family TATA-box binding protein: MVKKVGVSVFVLLLCIMSLSMLPVNRTMAESAPMSDIVKQTFDLTGATAEGYGVYAFSEINRTFLSMNKLEEMAASLNRTLSIRNPQTYRVQDGSQNLYQIYGVWAPDTKVSLVITSTNFTGHQPQTTLVIRVEKSSQDIADLPDSIQTVRDTVSQTSKTPQISTCINGFSNDRMDSMGRNDLFSKIFRFLKLEERETIRSDGMTIISGYSPRSQEYSLVGGKKTNIQIILRDDASKRKTQIIVGTPIVSTE, from the coding sequence ATGGTGAAAAAAGTCGGCGTAAGCGTATTTGTTCTTCTTCTCTGTATCATGAGCCTCTCGATGTTACCCGTGAATCGTACGATGGCTGAGTCTGCTCCTATGAGCGATATTGTCAAGCAAACGTTCGATCTCACAGGTGCCACCGCGGAAGGATACGGAGTGTATGCCTTTTCCGAGATCAATCGCACGTTTCTTTCCATGAACAAACTAGAGGAAATGGCAGCCTCCCTTAATCGTACACTTTCCATACGGAATCCCCAAACCTATCGTGTGCAAGACGGAAGCCAAAACCTCTATCAAATCTACGGCGTTTGGGCACCCGATACGAAAGTCTCTCTCGTCATTACATCCACAAACTTTACTGGTCACCAGCCGCAAACCACTTTGGTCATCCGCGTGGAAAAATCATCACAGGATATCGCCGATTTGCCAGATTCCATCCAAACGGTACGCGATACGGTGAGCCAAACGTCGAAGACCCCACAAATTAGCACTTGTATCAATGGATTTTCAAATGATAGAATGGACAGTATGGGACGAAATGACCTCTTCTCCAAAATTTTCAGATTCCTTAAACTGGAAGAGAGGGAGACGATTCGTTCTGACGGAATGACGATCATTTCGGGTTATTCCCCACGATCCCAAGAGTATTCGCTCGTAGGCGGGAAGAAGACGAATATCCAAATCATTCTTCGCGACGATGCCTCGAAGCGGAAAACTCAAATCATCGTTGGAACACCTATCGTTTCGACCGAGTAA
- a CDS encoding DUF1146 domain-containing protein, with product MVMDSILSLSAGIAGLVNLILYLIGISIAWFALGAVKWDLFLHKPRGGKASTLRLLLAIAIGYQCVQFILAYINSTLLLKS from the coding sequence ATGGTCATGGATTCAATCCTTTCCTTGTCAGCAGGCATAGCGGGATTAGTGAACCTCATACTTTATCTTATAGGCATATCGATCGCCTGGTTCGCGTTGGGTGCCGTGAAATGGGATCTATTTCTCCATAAACCGCGCGGAGGCAAAGCGAGTACGCTGCGCCTTCTCCTCGCGATCGCGATCGGTTATCAATGCGTACAATTTATCCTCGCGTATATCAATTCCACCTTGTTGCTCAAATCATAG
- a CDS encoding NADH-quinone oxidoreductase subunit N: MAPMYDPTLTFARVWAVLSPEVVLVLTGFLIMVLDLFLPKQKKTYLPVLGLLALAVSFGLVLTHFGKTDQLANIMVITDDYGNMFKLLFLAGTFLTLLMSHDFAQHVKIPKPEYTYVLLFATVGAMFMASALDLITLFVGLELLSLSSYILVAIHRSNAKATEGGMKYLIIGGVASALFLYGASFVYGLSGTTNIAVASQALYGLWFQYKVLILISFVLILAGIGIKLSIAPFHMWTPDTYEGAPTPITSFLATVSKAAGFAFVFRIFIWGYSANIKEWYMFLVVLAALSMIVGNLAAMTAKNIKRMMAYSSIAQAGYLLVPLAVLGHAKGEFNLWQSISQMVFYLAAYIFATAGAFAIISVVNRDAGNETIDSFAGLYKRSPFLAIAMSFFLLSMAGLPITAGFFGKVFIIFGAINGSFYWLAAIMFVTSVASFYYYIGVMKRMFVDFETALPVSAVRVDSSVSVTVWISLLVTVVLGIVPNLLMNVLNNLKWFG; this comes from the coding sequence ATGGCTCCGATGTATGATCCTACTTTAACGTTCGCACGCGTGTGGGCAGTGTTGAGCCCGGAGGTCGTCCTTGTATTGACAGGGTTTCTTATCATGGTGCTCGACCTGTTCCTTCCGAAACAGAAAAAAACCTATTTGCCCGTGCTCGGACTTCTCGCGCTGGCCGTATCGTTCGGACTGGTGCTCACTCACTTCGGCAAGACGGATCAGTTGGCGAATATCATGGTCATCACGGATGACTACGGGAACATGTTCAAGTTATTGTTTCTTGCGGGGACGTTCCTTACACTCCTGATGTCGCATGATTTTGCGCAACATGTGAAGATCCCCAAACCGGAATATACGTACGTTCTGCTTTTTGCAACCGTGGGCGCGATGTTCATGGCGAGTGCCCTCGATCTGATCACCCTTTTCGTCGGTCTGGAATTGTTGTCGCTTTCTTCTTATATCCTGGTGGCGATCCATCGCTCGAATGCGAAGGCGACGGAAGGCGGGATGAAGTATTTGATCATCGGAGGGGTGGCATCCGCGCTCTTCCTTTACGGCGCGTCTTTTGTCTACGGATTGAGCGGCACGACCAATATCGCCGTAGCGTCCCAAGCGTTGTACGGCCTTTGGTTTCAGTACAAGGTACTGATCCTCATTTCCTTCGTATTGATTCTCGCAGGCATAGGCATCAAGTTGTCGATCGCTCCGTTTCACATGTGGACGCCGGATACGTACGAAGGTGCGCCGACACCGATCACATCCTTCCTGGCTACGGTGTCGAAAGCGGCAGGATTCGCTTTCGTCTTCCGCATCTTCATCTGGGGATATTCGGCCAACATTAAGGAGTGGTATATGTTCCTGGTGGTCTTGGCGGCGCTTTCCATGATCGTCGGCAATCTCGCCGCGATGACGGCGAAAAACATCAAGCGCATGATGGCCTACTCTTCGATCGCGCAGGCAGGATATCTCCTCGTGCCGCTGGCTGTGCTCGGCCATGCGAAAGGGGAGTTCAACCTCTGGCAATCGATCTCGCAGATGGTCTTTTACCTGGCTGCGTACATCTTTGCGACAGCGGGCGCATTTGCCATCATCTCAGTGGTCAACCGTGACGCGGGTAACGAGACGATCGATTCGTTCGCAGGACTGTACAAACGGTCGCCATTCCTCGCGATCGCGATGAGCTTCTTCCTGCTCTCGATGGCCGGCCTGCCGATCACCGCCGGATTTTTCGGCAAAGTGTTCATCATTTTCGGTGCGATCAACGGAAGCTTCTATTGGTTGGCAGCGATCATGTTCGTCACGTCGGTCGCCTCGTTCTATTATTACATCGGTGTGATGAAACGGATGTTTGTCGACTTTGAAACGGCTTTGCCTGTTTCTGCCGTACGCGTGGACAGCAGCGTTTCCGTGACCGTGTGGATCTCCCTCCTGGTTACGGTCGTGCTCGGTATCGTGCCGAACCTGCTAATGAATGTATTGAACAATCTCAAATGGTTTGGATAA
- a CDS encoding complex I subunit 4 family protein, with translation MFTLLTVLTFLPLLGAVILFFVPRESRSLIRAVAFLATLGSLVLALVAFAGFQSGSPDMQYTVNKEWIHISNAFLDKSLAISYNMGIDGLSMPLVLLTAMTSVLAVVASWRIEKRAKEYFIWFLILVTGMFGVFTALDLFLFFLFLEMTLIPMYFLLAIWGGERRGPVAVKFLIYRGLASVGILIAFIGLAYQAANATGTITLDVLQIAQTFKQAGADVISTGMRQGLFLLLFLAILIEEAFVPFHTWLPDSHEQAPSAVSMVLGGVLVKIGAYVLLRVGVGVLPDAVQHYGTLIAALGVINIIYGALVAMVQNDWRRLLAFSTISHMGVFLIGLASLKPEGLQGAMFMIVSSGLLSGLLFFLTGAIYERTETLEIRELGGLSKPMPVLSGFLLAGALASLGLPGMSGFVSEILSFMGAFATFPKLAACGTLGIILGAVYLLWAMQRTTFGPVRAAREGIRDATALEYVPMVLFLAMIILIGVYPAILGDLVNQTLQSLVTRIGG, from the coding sequence ATGTTCACACTCTTGACCGTACTGACGTTTCTCCCGTTGCTGGGCGCTGTGATTCTGTTTTTTGTTCCGCGTGAAAGCCGTTCTCTGATTCGCGCGGTGGCGTTTCTCGCTACACTCGGTTCACTGGTGTTGGCGCTCGTCGCTTTTGCGGGATTCCAATCAGGCTCGCCTGATATGCAATACACGGTGAACAAAGAATGGATCCATATCAGTAATGCGTTTCTCGACAAGTCCCTCGCGATCAGTTACAACATGGGAATTGACGGATTGTCGATGCCGCTCGTCCTGTTGACGGCGATGACCAGTGTGCTTGCGGTCGTCGCTTCCTGGCGGATCGAAAAGCGGGCGAAAGAGTATTTTATCTGGTTCCTGATTCTCGTCACCGGGATGTTCGGGGTCTTCACAGCGCTGGATCTGTTCCTGTTCTTCCTGTTCCTCGAAATGACTTTGATCCCGATGTATTTCCTGTTGGCGATCTGGGGCGGGGAGCGAAGAGGGCCTGTCGCCGTCAAGTTTTTGATCTACCGTGGATTGGCGTCGGTCGGCATATTGATCGCGTTCATCGGCTTGGCTTATCAGGCGGCGAATGCGACAGGCACGATCACTCTCGACGTGTTGCAGATCGCGCAAACGTTTAAACAGGCGGGCGCCGATGTGATCTCCACAGGCATGCGTCAAGGACTCTTCCTCTTGCTCTTTCTGGCGATTCTCATCGAGGAAGCGTTCGTTCCTTTTCACACGTGGCTGCCGGATTCGCACGAGCAGGCACCGTCAGCCGTATCGATGGTACTCGGCGGCGTGTTAGTGAAAATTGGCGCATACGTGCTCTTGCGTGTAGGCGTGGGCGTGTTGCCTGATGCCGTACAGCATTACGGCACGCTCATCGCGGCGCTCGGCGTGATCAATATTATCTATGGTGCTTTGGTCGCTATGGTACAGAACGATTGGAGACGCTTGCTGGCTTTCAGCACGATTTCGCACATGGGCGTGTTTTTGATCGGGTTGGCATCACTGAAACCGGAAGGTTTGCAAGGGGCGATGTTCATGATCGTCTCCTCGGGTCTTCTGTCGGGGCTTCTGTTCTTCCTGACAGGTGCGATTTACGAGCGGACCGAAACGCTCGAAATCCGGGAGCTCGGCGGTCTTTCCAAACCGATGCCCGTACTCTCCGGGTTCCTGCTGGCAGGCGCTTTGGCATCGTTGGGATTGCCCGGGATGAGCGGCTTCGTCTCGGAGATTCTCTCTTTCATGGGCGCGTTCGCCACGTTCCCGAAATTGGCGGCTTGCGGGACTCTAGGTATCATTCTGGGGGCTGTGTACCTGTTATGGGCGATGCAGCGAACCACGTTTGGGCCTGTAAGAGCCGCACGAGAGGGTATCCGTGATGCGACTGCGTTGGAATACGTTCCGATGGTGTTGTTCTTGGCGATGATCATTCTCATCGGTGTATATCCGGCGATCCTCGGCGACCTTGTCAACCAGACGTTGCAGTCACTCGTCACGAGGATAGGAGGGTAA
- the nuoK gene encoding NADH-quinone oxidoreductase subunit NuoK: MVPIGSFLALGAILFTIGLFGVLTKRNIIIVLASIELMLNAANINLVTFARMGLTPNINGQVFALFTMVIAACEIAVGLAILIAIYRNRNSSDVRDMDLNKW, translated from the coding sequence ATGGTACCGATCGGTTCCTTCCTGGCGTTAGGTGCCATTCTTTTTACGATCGGCCTTTTTGGAGTCTTAACGAAACGCAACATCATCATCGTGCTCGCATCGATCGAGTTGATGTTGAATGCGGCAAATATCAATCTCGTCACGTTCGCTAGAATGGGGTTAACGCCGAATATTAACGGTCAGGTTTTCGCTCTTTTCACAATGGTCATTGCCGCTTGTGAGATCGCGGTAGGGCTGGCAATCTTGATCGCCATCTACCGGAACCGAAACAGCAGCGATGTCCGAGATATGGATCTCAACAAATGGTAG
- a CDS encoding NADH-quinone oxidoreductase subunit J produces the protein MFNLPWSGQLITFFIISLLIIASAIAMLNLRKVIYMALAIGGVFIGVAGVYVLLDAEFVAFAQVLLYAGAITILMLFAIMLTHHDSSELEYQWNAHTVVSAIGAAGFLGVLMWAIRGIGATDWPQSAESAWKGSSVNQVAETIFNNYTIPFELVSIVLIVALVGAVILARREEE, from the coding sequence ATGTTCAATCTGCCGTGGTCCGGCCAGTTGATCACGTTCTTTATCATCTCGCTGCTCATCATCGCTTCGGCCATTGCCATGCTCAATCTGCGCAAAGTGATCTATATGGCGCTGGCGATCGGCGGGGTGTTCATCGGGGTGGCCGGTGTTTACGTCCTTTTGGACGCCGAATTTGTGGCGTTTGCACAAGTCTTGCTCTATGCGGGTGCGATCACCATTCTGATGTTGTTCGCCATCATGCTTACACACCATGACTCTTCCGAACTGGAATATCAGTGGAATGCACATACGGTGGTAAGCGCCATCGGTGCGGCGGGATTTCTCGGAGTCCTCATGTGGGCGATCCGCGGAATCGGCGCGACCGACTGGCCGCAAAGCGCGGAATCCGCATGGAAAGGCAGTTCGGTGAACCAGGTGGCGGAGACGATCTTCAATAACTACACCATACCGTTTGAGCTGGTTTCCATTGTTCTGATCGTCGCTCTGGTGGGTGCGGTCATACTTGCGCGAAGGGAGGAAGAATGA